A single Silvibacterium dinghuense DNA region contains:
- a CDS encoding two-component system sensor histidine kinase NtrB: MRLKTKLAAAITVLVFLIATVLSWLYMTQLLQQHIEQAYSSTDIIAHQLQFAVREALENGLRDKQFNANDPAALRQAVADSLRDDPGLNSFINSVINYSPTVLDIAIADRNGYGLVTAPDPALQDHRLPQRQDYASLLQKSPLRAIHTVFGPPQVYNLSLGLERDNQPFLTVRVGIRTTFLQNAFRPWLVESLTYIGLAILAALIAAAFLTNLALQPIEQISARLDALSQAGLEPAGELEPPSRDTVIQVSHKIERLGRRMRNVEEVFSALKENLDQILSNLQDGMMLFTRDARAVLVSRSVERFLSVHRDDILGAEVHDIFDRYSVLGRTVRQAFDAGIAIVQEEVVTETGRRVEISLDFIHDDRAGDAATSLGALLTLHDLESVREIENELELSRRMAAIGRLTAGVGHEVKNPINAIVVHLELLRSKLDPAASGLRHLDVIQSEIRRLDRVVQTLVDFSRPVELQLKDQDLRQIVASVQMLATAELETRNIVLDSYLPAHPVIVKIDSDLFKQALLNVVINGAQAMNQGGTLTVRLQEDGRTARLRVQDQGDGIPEDIRPHIFDLYFTTKREGSGIGLSMTYRILQLHNGHIDVESLPGTGTTFIFSIPVTNPPENKLRTFIEPNLSALKGPRE; this comes from the coding sequence ATGCGACTGAAGACAAAACTCGCCGCTGCGATCACCGTACTCGTATTTTTGATCGCTACAGTCCTCTCCTGGCTGTACATGACGCAGCTGCTGCAGCAGCACATCGAGCAGGCGTATTCATCGACCGACATCATCGCCCACCAGCTGCAGTTCGCCGTCCGCGAGGCGCTGGAAAACGGGCTGCGCGATAAGCAGTTCAATGCCAATGACCCAGCAGCGCTGCGCCAGGCCGTAGCCGATTCGCTGCGCGACGATCCGGGCCTGAATTCCTTCATCAACTCGGTCATCAATTACTCGCCGACGGTGCTCGACATTGCCATTGCCGATCGCAATGGTTACGGACTGGTTACTGCTCCCGATCCGGCGCTTCAGGATCATCGCCTTCCGCAGCGTCAGGATTATGCCTCGCTGCTGCAGAAGTCACCGCTGCGCGCCATCCATACGGTCTTCGGACCGCCCCAGGTCTATAACCTGTCACTTGGACTGGAGCGTGACAATCAGCCATTCCTGACCGTACGGGTGGGCATCCGGACAACCTTTCTGCAAAATGCCTTCCGTCCCTGGCTCGTGGAGTCGCTGACCTATATCGGTCTGGCAATCCTGGCGGCATTGATTGCGGCCGCCTTCCTGACCAACCTGGCGCTGCAGCCGATCGAGCAGATCAGCGCGCGGCTGGATGCGCTCTCACAGGCAGGGCTCGAACCCGCAGGCGAGCTCGAACCGCCCTCCCGCGACACGGTCATCCAGGTTTCGCACAAAATCGAGCGGCTGGGCCGGCGCATGCGCAATGTCGAAGAGGTATTTTCGGCCCTCAAGGAGAATCTCGACCAGATTCTCTCCAACCTGCAGGACGGCATGATGCTGTTCACGCGGGATGCGCGGGCCGTGCTGGTCTCCCGCTCGGTCGAGCGCTTTCTTTCCGTACACCGGGACGACATCCTGGGCGCCGAGGTGCATGACATCTTCGACCGCTATTCGGTACTGGGCCGGACAGTGCGGCAGGCCTTCGACGCGGGCATTGCCATTGTGCAGGAAGAAGTGGTGACGGAAACGGGCAGGCGCGTGGAGATCTCCCTCGACTTCATCCACGACGATCGCGCCGGCGATGCGGCAACCTCCCTGGGCGCGCTTCTGACGCTGCATGATCTCGAATCGGTGCGGGAGATCGAAAACGAGCTGGAACTCTCGCGGCGCATGGCGGCAATCGGTCGGCTGACCGCCGGTGTCGGCCACGAGGTCAAAAATCCGATCAACGCGATCGTGGTGCATCTCGAGCTGCTGCGCAGCAAACTCGACCCGGCAGCCAGCGGCCTGCGTCATTTGGATGTGATTCAGAGCGAAATCCGACGCCTCGATCGCGTGGTGCAGACACTGGTGGACTTCTCGCGCCCGGTAGAGTTGCAGCTCAAAGATCAGGATCTGCGGCAGATTGTGGCCAGCGTGCAGATGCTGGCGACCGCAGAACTCGAAACCCGGAATATCGTACTCGACAGCTATCTGCCCGCGCATCCGGTCATCGTCAAGATCGACAGCGACCTCTTCAAGCAGGCTCTGCTGAACGTTGTCATCAACGGCGCGCAGGCTATGAATCAAGGCGGAACGTTGACGGTTCGCCTCCAGGAAGATGGCCGGACAGCTCGGCTCCGGGTGCAGGACCAGGGCGATGGCATTCCCGAAGACATCCGGCCGCACATTTTTGATCTCTACTTCACTACTAAACGGGAAGGCAGCGGCATTGGCCTTTCCATGACCTATCGCATTCTGCAACTGCACAACGGACACATTGACGTAGAATCGTTACCAGGCACCGGAACAACATTCATATTTAGCATCCCGGTAACCAATCCCCCTGAGAATAAACTGCGTACTTTTATTGAACCGAACTTATCTGCCTTAAAGGGACCCAGGGAATGA